The segment AAATTGACTGATAAGGAAAATTAAAAATAAGCCGATTATAAGGCGAATGGGGTGTAAATTGAAAGAGTAAAATATAATAATAAGTAGGCTAAACGCCAGAAAATTTCCTATCAAATTGCTAGTTAAATGATTTCCCGAAAACCCGACGAGTAAAGTGCCAATTAAAAGACCGAGGCTAATAGGGAAGGTGAAGCGCCGCTGTAAGCTGGAGAAAGAATCGTCTGCATCTTTTGGAGTTTGCCATAGTAGCAAACTGAGGATCATAATCAGAGGGTACTCTAAGACAGATTGAAACAGCAACGGGGCTGCGATCGCGTTGAACAATCCGCCAAGTACGCCCCCAACAGAAATCCATAAATAAAAGTTAGTTAAATACTTCGTACTAGGGCGACTTCTAGCCAATTCTCCATGAAAAACACAAGCAGCCACAAAAAATCCCAGCAAATGCAAGGGAAATAAAACCCAAATCGGCTGCATTACTTGAATCAAAAATAAAATAGTTAGTACAGTTAAAAATACAGGCAAAATTGCCCCAAAAAGATTGTGCGGTAGTCTTGGTTTTCGGGCGAAAGTCAAAATAAAAGTTAACAGATAAATTGCTAAGGGAATAGCCCACAAAAGCGGAATTGCGGCAATGTCTGTTGTTAGATAGGTCGTGACTCCTAAAAGTAAGCTGGAAGGCAGAAAAGAAAGTAATACCCACTGAGTTTGTTGTTGAATAGTGGGAGGTAGGAAAGAGTTAGGAGTTATGAATTTTGAGTTTTGAGCTAAATTATTTAACTCTTCCTCTTCACTTTTACCTTTTTCTGTTCCCCATCCCCTCCACGGGGGGAAAGATAAGGGTATTTTATTGCTGATGGGTTGGGGGGATGGTCTGTCACCTTCTTCAGGTGATCGCCACAAGAATACTGCACAAACTAGCGTTGATAAAGCCAGTAATCCGTAAGCAATCGCCCATAACCAACTTTGCTGTGTTAAAGAAAAATTTGGCTCAATTAAGATAGGGTAACTCAGAACTCCTAACATACTGCCAAGGTTACTGGCAGTATATAGAAAATAAGGGTCGGAACTGGCTGGATGTCCTGTATCAGCAAACCATTTTTGCACTAGAGGTGCAGAAGTAGCAACAACAAAAAATGGTAATCCGACAGAGAAAAGCAGCAAAGCTAATAACCAAGGAATAGGATTAGCCTCTTGAGGAGGAACCCAACTCTTAGCCACAGAAATCGGTAAAAATCCGAGCGGAACTAAGAGTAAAATACTATGAATGATGGCTTGGCGACGAACGCTAAACCAACTTGTTGTTAGGTGGGAGTATCCATAACCAAGCAATAAAGCGGCTTGGAAAAAAAATAAACAAGTGTTCCATACTGAGGGGGCACCGCCTAATAAAGGTAGAATCATTTTTGCTACCATCAACTGCACCCAGAAAAGTAGAAAAGCACTGATAAAAAGGGTAAAAGAAAAAAGAAATATCATGTCTCCAAACGAAGTATTGAAAAGTGTTTCAGACGCGATTAAGTACGTTTATAGAAGAAAAGTCCGCGACCCAAGGAAATAACTCTGTCCTATCGCTTGTCTTTAATGTAAATAATTTTGAGATACTTTGCATCTGCATCTTGTTTCTTTTTTCCAAGGAGTCCTATGATAAAATCACTAGGTTCGTCCTCTTCAAATTCATCGGGACTCACATAGCTAAGCATATCAGGATGATCTCCTGTAACAACCCAGCCTGGACAATTTAGGAGGTTGATAACTATAAAATTTCCACTACAACTGCCATAATAAACTGGCCCCCACTCTGACATAATCGCTTTTGCCTGAGTTGCTAGATCCTGTTGGGGTTCTGTGAGAATCAGACAAGTTCCATTTTCAAACAGAACCCAGGTTTTCTGTTCGCATTGAATAATAGTTTGCCACGTATTGATCAGAGACGCTATGTTTTTTGGCTCGCTCATGGTGTGCACTCTCTTGCAGTGAAATTGTCAGCATCTCTTCGTTTGAGTGCGATCGCGTCCTCGCTACTCCTTATTCCCGACATCCCACATAACCCAAGAACGCAGTTCTCGCGTGTCTAGTTGAGGTGTTACGCGAGTACCACCGCTTCTTTCATCAATGTAACGCAGCTTATGCTAGCAACCGATAAAAGCCACCAATCCGTTCATTACATCAGTTTCCTCAATCTGGCCTGATGCCAAATATGCCTCTAGCAAAGCATCGTTTTTCCAATCTTCAACAAAGGTAAAATCGGTCACATCATTACAATTTTGTAACAGTTCGTAACTGATGCAACCATTTTCTTTTCGCCTCGGCTCAATTTACTCCATAAGCGCCAATTTCACTTCTTCATTGTGTTGAGAAGGGCGACAACACGAGGCACTATGCAAACGGTTGTTTTAGATGCTAACTTTTTTATTCTCCTGTTTAAAGAAAGCTTTTTCAAGTTTTCCACAGACTCAGAATTCGCGGACTAGACAAGACAATGATTTTGGATTACTTAAGCGTAGAAGTCTGGCAGTTATCGCGTCTCTAGTTGATAACTAAGTATTGCACCTTAAAGTGCATTTCTAGCCAAAAGTCTACAAATCTATTAATTATTTTATAAATTGTAAAGCGGGTTCTGGTTTCATATCAAAACCTTCCAGAAATCCTCGTCGGGCGTGCGATCGCATATTCTTATCGCACAATTCCATCAAACAAACCAATTCATCCCCTTTATAATACTCCGGATTGCGCTGTAAAAAGTAATTTATATCCGGTTTATTGGTAAATCCCTCCTTAATCTCAGCCCAGCTTCCTCGCAAATGTCCCTGCGACGTGGGGAATCTAATTAATCCAGTTTGGGGATTGTAGTAGTTGCCGAATTTTCTCTTAGCTAGGTAATCCATCAACGCCTGATACTTTTCTGGCGTGGGATATCGCCAAGTTGGATAAAAAGTTTTGGCAAATACTGGCAGGTAGCGATAAGTACGATAGCCCTTGACTATCAGAAACCAGTATAAAGGTTGTTCTGGGGCTTCGGCTTTAATCTGCCCAGCCAGACGACACCATGCCAAAGATAGGGTTTGCTCTCCCCAATATTCATGATTAATAATTGTATCACCGGAAAAAATAGCTTGTTGTGGTTCCTCAAATTCAAATTTAAGAACAGCTACTGTAGAAAAACCCTGAATTTTTTCAGTGTCATCTTTCAGGAGAATTACATAATCTTTTTGAGTTAAATCTTTGTAAAACATATCCCGATTTGTGCTATCATAATACTGACAATACAAATCATACATAGAATTAATTAAAGTTTCTGGGAGTTGGTTTAGGCGGAGAACTTCAGATCTTAGCCGATTCATAAATCTATTTTTGAGTTAATAACAACTACTTAATAAGTAGACCGCTTTTAATAGCCCAAGTTCCTAGCCGAATCTCAAAAGGCGCAAATTAGGCGATCGCGTATATGCGATAATCTGCCTGTAGCTACATGAAAATGCTGCGACATAAGAGGTAAGCAAGACAGCAGCATTGCTTCAGCAACAGAAAGATTTCATCTGAGTGCAACACCAATGTCACAAGTACGTCATATCAGGTGTCTACAGTGAGAAGAGTAGAGAGGTGAAGGTTCTCTTC is part of the Funiculus sociatus GB2-C1 genome and harbors:
- a CDS encoding fused MFS/spermidine synthase gives rise to the protein MIFLFSFTLFISAFLLFWVQLMVAKMILPLLGGAPSVWNTCLFFFQAALLLGYGYSHLTTSWFSVRRQAIIHSILLLVPLGFLPISVAKSWVPPQEANPIPWLLALLLFSVGLPFFVVATSAPLVQKWFADTGHPASSDPYFLYTASNLGSMLGVLSYPILIEPNFSLTQQSWLWAIAYGLLALSTLVCAVFLWRSPEEGDRPSPQPISNKIPLSFPPWRGWGTEKGKSEEEELNNLAQNSKFITPNSFLPPTIQQQTQWVLLSFLPSSLLLGVTTYLTTDIAAIPLLWAIPLAIYLLTFILTFARKPRLPHNLFGAILPVFLTVLTILFLIQVMQPIWVLFPLHLLGFFVAACVFHGELARSRPSTKYLTNFYLWISVGGVLGGLFNAIAAPLLFQSVLEYPLIMILSLLLWQTPKDADDSFSSLQRRFTFPISLGLLIGTLLVGFSGNHLTSNLIGNFLAFSLLIIIFYSFNLHPIRLIIGLFLIFLISQFSIGSLGGVLDTERSFFGVYRVLNDRRGDYHSLLHGRILHGKQSLTPERRHEPLTYFHPSGPIGQLFKFFNTNKHSSRVAVLGLGVGTLAAYSEPEQQWTFYEIDPTVEKLARDTRYFTFLKDSKAPLSVVLGDARSRFLEASDNTYDLIFMDAFSSDSVPIHLITREAIQLYLSKLTQDGLIVINISNRFLNLEPVLGALAQDLGLSTLRQKEVNISEYEREIGKSPSHWVLFAHNERNFGDLINDSRWQPIPQTKQVPVWTDDFSNIFRVLRAFGT